A genomic window from Micromonospora sp. WMMA1947 includes:
- a CDS encoding cation:proton antiporter: MEPVDVAFALLGVGALLAGVLPRVLERRPLSMPIAFLGLGMLVFLLPTGLPTPDPLRWPELTTHLTEVGVIVALMGAGLKIDRPLSWARWSSTWRLLAIAMPLCIAAVALLGWWWAGLVPAAALLLGAALAPTDPVLASDVQVGEPTDVEDSEDEVRFALTSEAGLNDGLAFPFVYAAIAIATTGLAPSGWLAEWFAIDVLYKLAAGVGGGLLVGWLLGKLFFRAPSKLRLAKHSEGFLALAATFLAYGLVEVAGGYGFLAVFVAARAIRAAERTHEFHSVLHDFAEQVERLLTVLLLLLFGGAVIGGLLAPLTWPAALAGLALVLVIRPLAGWLSLRGAPGKPAEHWVISLFGIRGVGSFYYLAYATSKTDFPQADLVWATVGLVVVVSVVAHGIAATPVMQLLDREGERTGEDTQAGSAAQPVGATG; encoded by the coding sequence GTGGAACCGGTCGATGTCGCGTTCGCTCTGCTGGGCGTCGGTGCGCTGCTGGCCGGGGTGCTGCCCCGGGTCCTGGAGCGACGGCCGCTGTCGATGCCGATCGCGTTCCTCGGGCTCGGCATGCTGGTGTTCCTGCTGCCCACCGGTCTGCCCACACCGGACCCGCTGCGCTGGCCGGAACTGACCACCCACCTCACCGAGGTCGGCGTGATCGTCGCGCTGATGGGCGCCGGCCTGAAGATCGACCGTCCGCTGAGCTGGGCCCGCTGGTCGTCGACGTGGCGGCTGCTGGCGATCGCCATGCCGCTGTGCATCGCCGCGGTGGCACTGCTCGGCTGGTGGTGGGCCGGCCTGGTGCCGGCCGCGGCGTTGCTGCTCGGCGCGGCGCTCGCACCCACCGACCCGGTGCTCGCCTCCGACGTGCAGGTGGGCGAACCGACCGATGTGGAGGACTCGGAGGACGAGGTGCGCTTCGCGCTCACCTCCGAGGCGGGTCTGAACGACGGGCTCGCCTTCCCGTTCGTGTACGCGGCGATCGCGATCGCCACCACCGGGCTCGCGCCGTCCGGCTGGCTCGCCGAGTGGTTCGCGATCGACGTGCTCTACAAGCTCGCCGCCGGGGTGGGCGGCGGGCTGCTCGTCGGCTGGCTGCTCGGCAAGCTGTTCTTCCGCGCCCCGAGCAAGCTGCGGCTGGCCAAGCACTCCGAGGGCTTCCTCGCGCTGGCCGCGACGTTCCTCGCGTACGGGCTGGTCGAGGTGGCCGGCGGGTACGGCTTCCTGGCCGTGTTCGTGGCCGCCCGCGCGATCCGGGCCGCCGAGCGTACGCACGAGTTCCACTCCGTGCTGCACGACTTCGCCGAGCAGGTGGAGCGGCTGCTCACGGTGCTGTTGCTGCTGTTGTTCGGCGGCGCCGTGATCGGCGGGCTGCTCGCGCCGCTGACCTGGCCGGCGGCGTTGGCCGGGCTGGCCCTGGTGCTGGTGATCCGGCCGCTGGCCGGGTGGCTGTCGCTGCGCGGTGCGCCCGGCAAACCGGCCGAACACTGGGTCATCTCGCTGTTCGGCATCCGCGGCGTCGGCTCGTTCTACTACCTGGCGTACGCCACCAGCAAGACCGACTTTCCGCAGGCGGATCTGGTCTGGGCCACAGTCGGTCTCGTGGTGGTGGTGTCGGTGGTGGCGCACGGGATCGCCGCGACACCGGTCATGCAGTTGCTGGACCGGGAGGGCGAACGCACCGGCGAGGACACGCAGGCCGGGTCGGCGGCGCAACCGGTGGGCGCCACCGGCTGA
- a CDS encoding FAD-dependent oxidoreductase → MVVVGAGIAGVACATELARAGVPVRIRERARVTGGRMASKRFDGRPADLGAAYFTVDDPDFAAVVDRWRAAGLAREWTDTLVAYGPGGREQVAGPMRWAAPRGLRSLVEHLAGDLPVTHDRLVMVVEPGPRVDGTEAEAVVLAMPGPQAALLLDPALAAATRAVAAQRWSPALSAVLHFPARRWPDFRGAFVNDHPVLSLVCDDGDRRGDGAPVLVAHTTAGFAAGHLLQPTAARPAIEQAVRDLLGLPEPAVSAHVHRWTYATPAAHAGEAAFHLDDDGIGLAGDAFGRPRVQTAWRSGRDLGRALAARLG, encoded by the coding sequence GTGGTGGTGGTCGGTGCGGGCATCGCCGGGGTGGCGTGCGCGACCGAGCTGGCGCGGGCGGGTGTCCCGGTACGGATACGCGAACGGGCCCGGGTCACCGGCGGGCGGATGGCCAGCAAACGCTTCGACGGCCGCCCGGCCGACCTGGGTGCCGCGTACTTCACAGTCGACGACCCGGACTTCGCCGCCGTGGTGGACCGGTGGCGGGCCGCCGGGCTGGCGCGGGAGTGGACCGACACGCTCGTCGCGTACGGGCCGGGCGGGCGCGAGCAGGTCGCCGGCCCGATGCGCTGGGCCGCCCCGCGCGGACTGCGCTCGCTCGTCGAGCACCTGGCGGGAGACCTGCCGGTGACGCACGACCGGCTCGTGATGGTGGTCGAGCCCGGCCCTCGGGTGGACGGGACCGAGGCCGAGGCGGTCGTGCTCGCCATGCCCGGCCCGCAGGCCGCGCTGCTGCTGGACCCGGCACTGGCCGCTGCCACCCGGGCCGTGGCCGCGCAGCGCTGGTCGCCGGCGCTGAGCGCGGTGCTGCACTTCCCGGCCCGCCGCTGGCCGGACTTCCGGGGCGCGTTCGTCAACGACCACCCCGTGCTCAGCCTGGTCTGCGACGACGGCGACCGGCGCGGCGACGGCGCGCCCGTGCTGGTCGCGCACACCACCGCCGGGTTCGCCGCCGGGCACCTGCTCCAGCCCACCGCCGCCCGTCCGGCGATCGAGCAGGCGGTCCGCGACCTGCTCGGACTGCCCGAGCCGGCGGTGTCGGCCCACGTGCACCGCTGGACGTACGCGACCCCGGCCGCGCACGCCGGGGAGGCGGCGTTCCACCTGGACGACGACGGGATCGGCCTGGCCGGCGACGCGTTCGGGCGCCCGCGCGTGCAGACCGCCTGGCGCTCCGGCCGGGACCTGGGCCGCGCGCTCGCCGCCCGGCTGGGCTGA
- a CDS encoding DUF3072 domain-containing protein — translation MADRNNTSARNVNPDAAVKDPDDWVTGDEPPTAAQESYLHTLAQEAGEPVPEGLTKAEASRRIDELQAETGRGR, via the coding sequence ATGGCCGACCGCAACAACACCAGCGCCAGGAACGTCAACCCGGACGCCGCCGTCAAGGACCCGGACGACTGGGTCACCGGTGACGAGCCGCCCACCGCCGCCCAGGAGTCGTACCTGCACACGCTGGCCCAGGAGGCGGGCGAGCCGGTGCCGGAGGGCCTGACCAAGGCCGAGGCGTCCCGGCGGATCGACGAGCTCCAGGCGGAGACCGGCCGGGGCCGCTGA
- a CDS encoding YfcE family phosphodiesterase, whose translation MELVIMADTHVPKRARDLPAPLWAAVEAADVVVHAGDWVDVALLDALQARSRRLVAVYGNNDGPELRARLPEVARVDLDGLRVAVVHETGPKTRREERCAAAYGDCDLLVFGHSHIPWDSVAPGGLRLLNPGSPTDRRAQPYATYLTARVAAGRLDRVELHRLPPR comes from the coding sequence GTGGAACTCGTGATCATGGCGGACACGCACGTGCCCAAGCGGGCTCGGGATCTTCCGGCGCCGCTGTGGGCGGCGGTGGAGGCCGCGGACGTGGTGGTGCACGCCGGGGACTGGGTGGACGTGGCGCTGCTGGACGCGCTGCAGGCGCGGTCGCGCCGGCTGGTCGCCGTGTACGGCAACAACGACGGGCCGGAGCTGCGCGCCCGGCTGCCCGAGGTGGCCCGGGTCGACCTGGACGGCCTGCGGGTCGCCGTGGTGCACGAGACCGGCCCGAAGACCCGCCGCGAGGAACGCTGCGCCGCCGCGTACGGCGACTGCGACCTGCTCGTCTTCGGGCACTCGCACATCCCCTGGGACAGCGTCGCCCCGGGCGGCCTGCGCCTGCTCAACCCCGGCTCACCCACCGACCGGCGGGCGCAGCCGTACGCCACCTACCTGACCGCGCGGGTGGCGGCGGGGCGGCTCGACCGGGTCGAACTGCACCGCCTGCCCCCGCGCTGA
- a CDS encoding glycoside hydrolase family 15 protein, whose product MPTRRISDHGFLADGRSAALVDREGAVTWWCPPRFDAPSVFGRLLDSDAGHWSIRPEGAATSTRSYLDDALVLRTVFRTATGTVAVTDALALEPGARGHEIGMRSPRVLARLVEGLTGEVPMRVEYAPRFEYGRVGAYLTERDGVIAATAGACRLELRADVPLTVAGGAATGEFTARAGSTHRFTLGYAPTYAGAAPALPDAAEAVAETVAAWRSWSALHDYQGEYRDEVRRSALAVQGMTYAPSGAVVAAATTSVPERLGGDRNYDYRYVWLRDFSLTLQALWRAACPDEADRQFTWVARAMGRIGDEPVPVMYGVEGERDLTEHDLDHLAGYEHSRPVLVGNDAWRQRQNDVLGEVLDAAWVMRYYLDPMSPEVRDLLRTLADQAERGWHRPDAGMWEGRGPERHYVSSKVECWTALDRAVRFGSRIGEPADVARWAAARDEVREAVLTHGWNERAGAYTGAFGSDALDASVLVMPLVGFLPASDPRMRATMDVLERRLSRDGLLRRWDGDPAGFVICSFWLAACLAEAGELDRARRLFERLAARTNDLGLYAEQIDQDTGEQMGNFPQAYSHIGLIIAAGRITDAAARAKPAPTEAPAEAPTPAPAPASPRRS is encoded by the coding sequence GTGCCGACCCGACGGATCAGCGACCACGGCTTCCTCGCCGACGGGCGCAGCGCCGCCCTGGTCGACCGCGAGGGCGCGGTCACCTGGTGGTGCCCGCCCCGGTTCGACGCGCCGTCGGTGTTCGGGCGGCTGCTCGACTCCGACGCCGGGCACTGGAGCATCCGCCCCGAGGGCGCGGCCACCAGCACCCGCTCCTACCTGGACGACGCGCTGGTGCTGCGTACCGTCTTCCGCACCGCGACCGGCACGGTAGCCGTCACCGACGCCCTGGCGCTGGAGCCCGGCGCGCGTGGTCACGAGATCGGGATGCGCTCGCCGCGGGTGCTCGCCCGGCTGGTCGAAGGGCTCACCGGCGAGGTGCCGATGCGCGTCGAGTACGCGCCGCGGTTCGAGTACGGCCGGGTCGGCGCCTACCTGACCGAGCGCGACGGCGTGATCGCCGCCACCGCCGGCGCCTGCCGCCTGGAGCTGCGCGCCGACGTCCCGCTGACCGTCGCCGGGGGAGCGGCCACCGGGGAGTTCACGGCCCGCGCCGGCAGCACCCACCGCTTCACCCTCGGGTACGCCCCGACGTACGCCGGTGCCGCACCGGCGCTGCCCGACGCCGCCGAGGCGGTGGCCGAGACCGTCGCCGCGTGGCGGTCCTGGTCGGCGCTGCACGACTACCAGGGTGAGTACCGCGACGAGGTGCGGCGCAGCGCGCTCGCGGTGCAGGGCATGACGTACGCGCCCAGCGGCGCGGTCGTCGCGGCGGCCACCACCTCGGTGCCGGAGCGCCTCGGCGGCGACCGCAACTACGACTACCGCTACGTCTGGCTGCGCGACTTCAGCCTCACGCTCCAGGCGCTGTGGCGGGCCGCCTGCCCGGACGAGGCGGACCGGCAGTTCACCTGGGTGGCCCGGGCGATGGGCCGGATCGGCGACGAGCCGGTGCCGGTCATGTACGGCGTCGAGGGGGAGCGGGACCTGACCGAGCACGACCTCGACCACCTGGCCGGGTACGAGCACAGCCGGCCGGTGCTCGTCGGCAACGACGCCTGGCGGCAGCGGCAGAACGACGTGCTGGGCGAGGTGCTCGACGCCGCCTGGGTGATGCGGTACTACCTCGACCCGATGTCGCCGGAGGTCCGCGACCTGCTGCGGACACTCGCCGACCAGGCCGAGCGCGGCTGGCACCGGCCCGACGCGGGGATGTGGGAGGGGCGCGGCCCGGAGCGCCACTACGTGTCGTCGAAGGTGGAATGCTGGACCGCGCTGGACCGGGCGGTCCGGTTCGGTTCCCGCATCGGCGAGCCCGCCGACGTGGCGCGCTGGGCCGCCGCGCGCGACGAGGTACGGGAGGCGGTGCTCACCCACGGCTGGAACGAGCGGGCCGGCGCGTACACCGGGGCGTTCGGCTCCGACGCCCTGGACGCCTCGGTGCTGGTCATGCCGCTGGTCGGCTTCCTGCCGGCGAGCGATCCGCGGATGCGCGCCACGATGGACGTGCTGGAGCGGCGGCTGTCCCGCGACGGGCTGCTGCGGCGCTGGGACGGCGACCCGGCCGGGTTCGTGATCTGCTCGTTCTGGCTGGCCGCCTGCCTGGCCGAGGCGGGGGAGCTGGACCGGGCCCGGCGGCTGTTCGAACGCCTCGCCGCCCGCACCAACGACCTCGGCCTGTACGCCGAGCAGATCGACCAGGACACCGGCGAGCAGATGGGCAACTTCCCGCAGGCGTACTCGCACATCGGCCTGATCATCGCCGCCGGCCGCATAACGGACGCCGCCGCCCGAGCCAAGCCCGCCCCCACCGAGGCCCCCGCCGAGGCCCCCACCCCCGCCCCCGCCCCCGCCTCTCCGCGTCGATCATGA
- a CDS encoding general stress protein, which produces MTRPSTPTAAWQPGMPGSDNLPSGPGGRPTPPNGDGHGPQAGAPTVTIGSYPDYPSAQRVVDYLADNRFPVERTSIVGTDLTLVETVMGRLTTGRAALLGAGTGAWFGLFIGLLFGIFTAGNWLAVILVGLVIGAIWGAVFGAVAHAMSGGQRDFTSASSLRAAQYAVTVDAELAGQAQQLLSRMHLTPTGATAR; this is translated from the coding sequence ATGACCAGACCCTCGACTCCGACCGCGGCCTGGCAACCCGGAATGCCGGGCAGCGACAACCTCCCGTCCGGCCCGGGCGGTCGCCCGACGCCGCCGAACGGGGACGGCCACGGCCCGCAGGCCGGGGCGCCGACCGTCACGATCGGCTCGTACCCGGACTATCCGTCCGCCCAGCGCGTGGTGGACTATCTGGCCGACAACCGGTTCCCGGTGGAACGTACCTCGATCGTCGGTACGGACCTCACGCTCGTGGAGACCGTGATGGGACGGCTCACCACGGGCCGGGCGGCACTGCTCGGGGCCGGCACCGGCGCCTGGTTCGGCTTGTTCATCGGCTTGTTGTTCGGCATCTTCACGGCCGGCAACTGGCTGGCGGTGATCCTGGTCGGGCTGGTGATCGGCGCGATCTGGGGTGCGGTGTTCGGCGCTGTCGCGCACGCGATGAGCGGTGGGCAGCGTGACTTCACCTCGGCGAGTTCTCTGCGGGCCGCCCAGTACGCGGTGACGGTGGACGCGGAGCTGGCCGGTCAGGCCCAGCAGCTGCTCAGCCGGATGCACCTGACACCGACCGGCGCCACCGCCCGCTGA
- a CDS encoding DUF1684 domain-containing protein, with product MDDLDLLDWRERVARLYLSDLDLAGFRAARDELFRTHPSSPVPPADRPGFTGLRWYPPDPSAVVEAPLRPASGELRIDTGGPDGVVAYRRVAVAATPWGPLTLWWIEAYGGGLFLPLRDGTCGDGSYGGGRYLTDTVKGTFGRGLTVLPGDRVRLDANYLYNPSCAYDDRWACPLAPPENRVDVPLRAGERAYH from the coding sequence ATGGACGATCTCGACCTGCTCGACTGGCGGGAGCGGGTGGCCCGGCTCTACCTGTCCGACCTCGACCTGGCCGGGTTCCGGGCCGCCCGCGACGAGCTGTTCCGCACCCACCCCAGCAGCCCGGTGCCGCCCGCCGACCGGCCCGGCTTCACCGGCCTGCGCTGGTACCCGCCCGACCCGTCGGCGGTGGTGGAGGCGCCGCTGCGACCGGCCTCCGGTGAGCTGCGCATCGACACCGGTGGCCCGGACGGCGTGGTCGCGTACCGGCGGGTGGCGGTCGCCGCGACGCCGTGGGGACCGCTGACGCTGTGGTGGATCGAGGCGTACGGGGGCGGGCTGTTCCTGCCGCTGCGCGACGGCACCTGCGGAGACGGCTCGTACGGCGGGGGCCGGTACCTCACCGACACGGTCAAGGGCACGTTCGGCCGGGGCCTGACCGTGCTCCCCGGCGACCGGGTCCGCCTGGACGCCAACTACCTCTACAACCCCAGCTGCGCCTACGACGACAGGTGGGCCTGCCCCCTGGCGCCACCGGAGAACCGGGTGGACGTGCCGCTGCGGGCCGGGGAGCGGGCGTACCACTGA